One region of Chaetodon auriga isolate fChaAug3 chromosome 5, fChaAug3.hap1, whole genome shotgun sequence genomic DNA includes:
- the tacr1a gene encoding tachykinin receptor 1a → MDPLFNTTNAPNWTTGSNDTNNGTVYWNQFVQPVWRIVLWSIAYSGIVIVSVVGNLTVIWIIMAHKRMRTVTNYFLLNLAFAEASMSAFNTVINFTYAVHNEWYFGLVYCRFHNFFPIAAVFASIYSMTAIAVDRYMAIIHPLQQRMSSTETKVVVGVIWVLALLLAFPQYYYSTTDQLPDRVVCYIDWPEYSVCDFKKMYYVCVAILLYFLPLLVMGCAYLVVGLTLWASEIPGDSSDRYKEQLTAKRKVVKMMIVVVCTFAICWLPFHVYFLLHQFFPDIFEERFIQQFYLAIMWLAMSSTMYNPIIYCCLNDRFRAGFKQAFHCCPCVPRGSYEGLELKSTRYLQTQTSVYKASRMETTVSTVLQVGDDMEQSKVKATAGPGPTGAAVGARPHSSSLDLASNGSSSRSVSKTVSETSSFYSSNNLQE, encoded by the exons ATGGATCCTTTATTTAATACCACCAACGCGCCAAATTGGACCACCGGCTCCAACGACACCAATAACGGGACGGTGTACTGGAACCAGTTTGTGCAGCCAGTCTGGAGGATTGTGCTCTGGTCCATTGCGTACAGTGGTATAGTTATTGTGTCCGTGGTAGGCAATCTTACCGTGATCTGGATTATCATGGCGCATAAACGTATGAGGACCGTCACCAACTATTTTCTCCTGAATCTGGCGTTTGCCGAAGCCTCGATGTCCGCCTTCAATACGGTGATCAACTTCACGTACGCCGTGCACAACGAGTGGTACTTCGGACTAGTCTACTGCCGCTTCCACAACTTCTTTCCGATCGCGGCTGTGTTTGCCAGCATCTACTCAATGACTGCCATCGCTGTGGACAG GTACATGGCCATCATCCACCCTCTGCAGCAGCGCATGTCATCTACAGAGACCAAGGTGGTGGTGGGAGTGATCTGGGTGCTGGCTCTGCTCCTGGCCTTCCCTCAGTACTACTACTCCACCACAGACCAGCTCCCCGACCGGGTGGTGTGCTACATCGACTGGCCTGAGTACAGCGTGTGCGACTTCAAAAAGAT gtactatgtgtgtgtggccatccTGCTCTACTTCCTTCCTCTGCTGGTCATGGGTTGTGCTTATCTGGTGGTGGGACTGACTCTCTGGGCTAGTGAGATCCCTGGAGACTCCTCTGATCGCTACAAGGAGCAGCTGACTGCCAAACGCAAG GTGGTGAAGATGATGATCGTGGTGGTGTGTACATTTGCCATCTGCTGGCTGCCCTTCCACGTCTACTTCCTGCTGCACCAGTTCTTTCCTGACATATTTGAAGAAAGGTTCATCCAGCAGTTTTACCTGGCCATCATGTGGCTGGCCATGAGCTCCACCATGTACAACCCCATCATCTACTGCTGCCTCAACGACAG gtTTCGTGCTGGTTTTAAACAAGCGTTCCACTGCTGTCCTTGCGTCCCTCGAGGCTCTTACGAAGGACTGGAACTCAAGTCCACACGCTACCTTCAGACCCAGACAAGTGTTTACAAGGCCAGCCGGATGGAGACTACCGTGTCCACTGTTCTCCAAGTTGGGGACGACATGGAGCAGTCCAAGGTCAAGGCAACAGCAGGACCAGGGCCCACCGGGGCTGCAGTTGGAGCCAGACCACACAGCTCCTCCCTGGATCTCGCCTCAAATGGGTCATCGTCCCGAAGCGTCTCCAAAACGGTATCAGAGACGTCCAGTTTCTACTCCAGTAACAACCTGCAGGAATAG